The genomic window ATCTCTTTCAGTAATATCTTTTCTTCACAAGCCCCTGCTACGCAATGGCAGAAAAACTATGGCGGAAGCCTTCCGGAAATGCTTCCGGATATTGCCTTAACATCAGATGGCGGATATATTCTTGCAGGCAGCTCATCATCCACCAATGGAGATGTAACCGGAAACCACGGCTTAAGTGACTTTTGGATAGTCAGAACCAATTCTACCGGAGACATTCTATGGCAAAAATCATTAGGAGGCTCAGCAGGAGATGCTGCTACGTCGGTAAGACAAACCTCTGATGGAGGATATATTGTTGCCGGAACATCCAGTTCCAATAACGGAAACGTAACAGGAAATCATGGTGGCACAGATGTTTGGGTAGTAAAATTAGATTCCTCAGGAAACTTACAATGGCAAAAATCGCTAGGAGGAAGCAATCATGAAGCAGCCCAAAGCATTCGACAAACAACGGATGGAGGATACATTATTGCAGGTTTTGCCACATCATATGACGGAGATGTTATGTCTGGAAGTGCAGGATATAGAGATTATTGGGTGATAAAACTCAATGCTACAGGAATTCTTCAATGGGAAAAAACATACGGAGGAGGATTTGATGACTTTGCTTATTCTATAGAGCAGACTAGCGATGGAGGCTATATTATTGGGGGTTATTCTACTTCTATCGACAATATTGTTACAGGAAATCATGGAAGTTCTGATTATTGGATTATAAAACTCAATGGTACAGGAACACTTCAATGGCAAAAATCGTTAGGAGGTAGTAATGCTGATAAGGCTTACTCAGTAAAGCAGACTTCAGATGGAGGTTATATAGTTATAGGTGAATCCATATCAAATGACGGAGATGTTAGCGGAGCTCACGGCAATGACGACTACTGGCTTGTAAAGCTAAGTTCTACTGGAAACTTACAATGGCAAAAGACTTATGGAGGCTCTCTTTACGATCGCGGCAGAGATGTTTCCCAAACAGCTGATGGAGGATACATTATGACAGGAGTTTCATTCCCTGTAAATATAGAAGGAACAACCAACATTGGTGCTAATGATTATTTGGTTGTTAAAACAGATGCTTTAGGAAGTATACAATGGCTACAAACTTATGGTGGACTTCAGGATGATTATGCAACCTCCATTAAACAAACTTCAGATGGTGGATATATACTTTGTGGATATTCAAGTGCTATTACCGCGAGTTCTGGAAATTATGATTACTGGATTATCAAACTTACAGGAAATCAATTAAACACCCATGAAAATAATATCAAAAATAATATTTCAATTTACCCCAATCCTGCGATAGATTTCGTTACAATAAGCCACCTTCCCAACGAAACAACAATAAGTATTTACGATATGTCAGGAAGAAAAATTTTCAGTAAAAAATATTCTGAAGCCAAAGTTTCAATAAATACTTCTCAATTGACCAGCGGAACATATATTCTTCAGATTAATGATCATGAAAAAACCATTTTATCTGAAAAACTTATCATAAATAAAAACACTAAATATTTATGAACTATAAATTTATTTTTTCTTTTTTTTGTCTCTGGTTCAGCAGCGCCTTTTCTTCACAAGCTCCTGCTATTGAATGGCAGAGAACATATGGAGGTACAAGCGCTGATACCCATATGGATGTACAACAAACATCCGATGGAGGATATATTCATATAGGCGCATCAATTTCTAATAATGGAGATGTAACAGGAAATCATGGGAACGTAGACATATGGGTGGTTAAAACAAACGCTTCCGGAGATATTTTGTGGCAAAAATCATTAGGAGGCACATCTTACGACCAAGGAAGTTCAATAAGGCAAACTTCTGATGGAGGGTATATCCTTGCAGGCACAAGCAATTCTAATAACGGAGATGTGACGGGTAACAATGGTAATAAAGACTACTGGGTGGTAAAATTAAATGCTACAGGAAACATTCAATGGCAAAAAAACTATGGTGGCAACAATGATGACATTGCAACCAGTATAAGACCAACTTCTGAAGGCGGATATATTGTAACCGGATACAAAAGCATGGCGCCGCCAACAATGGTAGGCGGTGACAGAAAATACTGGGTGGTGAAACTAGATTCATCCGGAAATATACAATGGCAAAATACCTATGGAGGTGAAAACTGGGAAGAAGCATATTCTATAGAGCAAACAACAGATGGAGGTTACATTGTTGCAGGCTATTCGTCTTCCTTATACACTTACGTCATCGGAAATCACGGAGCAGAAGATTATTGGATTATTAAAATAAATGCCGCAGGAGCTCTCGAATGGCAAAAATCACTAGGAGGAACTTCTTCTGAGAAGGCACGGGCTATAAAACAAGCTCAGGACGGAGGTTATTTTGTAGTGGGACACTCATTTTCTAATAATGGAGATGTAACTGGAAATAATGGAGACAAAGATTATTGGGTAGTAAAACTTAGTGCTACAGGAAATATAATTTGGCAAAAATCTCTCGGTACTAGCTTATGGGAAGAAGCCGTTGGAGTTGATAGTACACTTGATGGAGGATGTGTTGTGACTGGATATGCACATACCCCCAAAGACGGATCTCCTAACAATATTGATTATTGGGTTTTAAAACTTAATTCTTCAGGCAACATAGAATGGCAGAATTATTACGGCGGGTTACTAACAGATCAAGCCTCTTCAATTCAAAAAACGTCTGACGGAGGCTATATCCTTGGAGGGTTTTCTTATTCAGGTCCAACTGGATCCACTGATTATTGGATCATCAAACTTGCAGGAAATCAATTAAGCACCCATGAAAATAATAGTAAAAACAATATTTCAATTTATCCCAACCCGGCAAAAGATTTTGTTACAATAAGCCATCTTCCCAATGAAACAACGATAAGTATTCTCGATCTATCAGGGAGAAAAATTTTCAATAAAAAATATGCTGAAGCCAAAGTTTCAATGAATATTTCTCAATTGACCAACGGAACGTATATTATTCAGGTTGATGATCAAGAGAAAACCATTTTGTCTGAAAAACTTATCATAAAGAAATAAAAATATATTGTATCACCATTATCACTTTTAAATATTATGAAATATAAATTTATTTTTTCTCTTTTCTGCATCATCTCTTTCAGCAATATCTTTTCTTCACAAGCTCCTGCTACGCAATGGCAGAAAAACTATGGCGGAACTCTTCCGGAAACGCTTCCTGACATTGCCCTAACTTCAGATGGTGGATATATTCTTGCAGGCAACTCAAGATCTAACAATGGAGATGTGACCGGAAACCATGGAGCAAATGACTTTTGGGTCGTAAAAACCAATTCAACAGGAAATATTCTATGGCAAAAGTCTTTAGGAGGTTCAGGAGTAGATATTGCTACCTCAGTAAGACAAACATCTGACGGAGGATATATTGTTGCCGGGTACACCATGTCAACCGATGGAGATGTTATGGGAAATCATGGAGGCAACGATGTTTGGATAGTAAAATTAGATGTCTCGGGAAATTTACAATGGCAAAAAACTTTTGGAGGAAGTAATGATGAGGCTGCCCAAAGCATCCGACAAACTACAGATGGCGGATATATTGTAGCCGGTTGGACAAATTCAATCAACGGAAATATTACAACCAATCATGGCTCAAGAGATTATTGGGTACTAAAACTAGATGCTACAGGAAATTTACAATGGCAAAAAACGTACGGTGGTGGTGATTGGGACTCTGCCAATTCCATAGAACAGACGACTGATGGCGGATACATCATTGGAGGGTATTCCGGTTCACTTAATAATGATGTTACCGGAAATCATGGATCAAGCGATTATTGGATTGTAAAAATAAGTGCTACGGGAGCACTTCAATGGCAAAAATCTTTAGGAGGAAGTGCTGTAGACCAGGCATACTCCGTAAAACAAACTTCTGACGGAGGCTATATAGCTTTTGGACAATCCAAATCAACCGACGGAGATGTTACCGGAAGCCACGGCAATGATGACTATTGGCTTGTAAAGTTAAGTTCTACAGGAAACTTACAATGGCAAAAGACTTATGGAGGTTCTCTTTACGATCGCGGCACAGATGTTTCACAAACAAGCGATGGAGGATACATCATGACAGGAGTTTCATTTCCGATCAATCTGGAAGGGGGAACAACAGGCATTGGAGCAAATGATTACTTGATCGTAAAAACAGATGCTTTAGGAGCTATAGAATGGCAACAAACCTATGGCGGACTTTCGGACGATTACGGAACTTCTGTTAAGCAAACTCCGGATGGAGGATATATACTTTGCGGATATTCAAACGCTATTACCGGGAGTTCTGGAAATTATGATTACTGGATTATCAAACTTACAGGAAATCAATTAAGCACCCATGAAAACAGTGTTAAAAACAACATTTCAATTTATCCCAACCCCGCAAAAGATTTTATCACCGTAGATCATCTTCCCGGCGAAACAACGATAAGCATTAATGATATGTCCGGAAGAAGAATTTTCAGTAAAAAATATGCTGAAGCCAAAGTTTCAATGAATACTTCTCAATTGACCAATGGAACGTATATTATTCAGGTTGATGATCAAGAGAAAACCATTTTGTCTGAAAAACTTATCATAAAGAAATAAAATTATTTATCATGAAATATAACTCTGCTATTTTATTCATTTTTCTTTATTTAGGTAATTTCGCGTACGCACAATCCTCTACTCCGCCCAATATTCAATGGCAAAAATCTTTTGGAGGATCTGCATCCGAAACTGCAAAATCCATTGTACAAACCCCGGACGGAGGATACATCTCTGCAGGATTTTCAAAATCTTCCGATGGAAACGCAACCATGAGTCATGGAAATAATGATTTTTGGATAGTGAAAATGGATGCATCGGGCAATCTGCAGTGGCAAAAATCTCTTGGCGGATCTGGTGATGATCAAGCCAGCTCAATACGCAATACCTCAGACGGCGGATACATCGTTGCGGGATTTACCGATTCCACCGACGGAGACATCACCTTAAATAAAGGTCTTTCAGACTATTGGATTGTAAAACTGAATGCACTTGGAAATATCGAATGGCAAAAAACATATGGAGGCATCTACCAGGATATTGCGACATCAGTAAGGCAAACGGCAGACGGAGGTTATGTTGCCACCGGTTATACCAGCTCCAATACCGGAGATGTTACCGGAAATCATGGGTCGAGCGATTATTGGATTATAAAATTAAACTCTACAGGGAATCTGCAATGGCAAAAAGCTCTTGGCGGATCTAGCGGAGAAAGAGCCTTTGACATTCAACAAACCAATGAAGGAGGTTATATTATAGCGGGAGACACCTATTCCTATAACGGAGACCTTACTACATCCCCATTAGGTTCAAGAGATTTCTGGATTGTAAAACTTGGAAATACAGGAAATATTCTATGGGAAAAACGTTTCGGGGGATCCGGAGAAGACAATGCTTATTCCATAGCCCAAACCACCGACAATGGCTATATTGTATCAGGAACAACCACTTCTACCAACGGAAACATCACTTTTAATAACGGACAAGGAGATTATTGGATTATCAAACTGAACGCAACAGGAAATCTGCAGTGGCAAAAAACATTTGGAGGACCGAATTATGATCAGGCATATTCTATAACGCAATCCTCAGATGAAAGCTACCTTGCAGCAGGGTACATTTCTACCCTTCCAGGAACGACAGAATCTCCCACTCCTGCCGCTTCACAATATTGGCTGGTAAAAATAGATTATTCAGGAAATTTATTATGGCAAAAAGATTATGGCGGAAATCAATATGAAACAGCCCATAGTGTTATTCCAACTATAGATGGCGGAATAGTCGTTGCCGGCTTCTCAAACTCAAATCCAAACAGCGGAGATGTTACCGGAAACCACGGTGACAACGATTTCTGGATTATAAAACTCGCAGAAAACCAATTAAGTACTAACGAAAACATTATCAAAAGCAATATTTCAATTTATCCCAACCCGGCAAAAGATTTTGTTACAATAGATCATCTTCCCTCAAAAGCAACAATAAGCATTTACGATATGTCCGGAAGAAAAATTTTCAGTAAAAAATATACCGAAACCAAAGTTTCAATGCATACTTCTCAATTGACCAACGGAACATATATTATTCAGATTGACGATCAAGAGAAAACCATTTTATCTGAAAAGTTGATTATTAAAAAATAAAATTCATATTTAAAGCCATATAAACCTCATGAAACTTGAATTTTATGAGGTTTTTTTATTAAAACACAATTTCATTAAATAATTTAACAATAATTTAACAAATTAGGTATAAACTTTGTATTTGTTCAAATATAAAACACAGACACAGAACTTTCATCAACATTGTTTAACATCTAAAAATATTAATTATGGCTGAAGTAATTGCACAAGAGAAACAGGGAGGAAGCAGACAAAGAAAAAAACTGGTGAAAATTGATATGACTCCCATGGTAGATCTAGGATTCTTATTAATTACCTTTTTTATGTTTACCACCAATTTTACAAAACCGAACGTGATGGATTTGGGATTACCCGCAAAAAGCCCCACTCCTCCCAAAAATGTAGTCGATGTAAGAAATCAGGTTACCTTTATTCTTGGAAAAGACAATCGTGTTTTTTATCATCAAAGCAGCAAAGAAGATTTAAATTCAAAGAATTTAAAGGAAACAAACTTCAGCGGAATTAATATCTCAAAAATTATTTCTGAAGCGTACAATAATGCCCCGGTAAAAGAAAATTTCACCATTATTATTGAACCGACAGACGAAGCTAACTACAAGAACTTTGTAGATGTTTTGGATAATATTGCCATTTCAAACAAAGAACGTTACGGAATCACCGATATAAAACCCTGGGAAAAGAAAGTTTATGAAGAATTAATCCAATAACATAAAAGGGCATTTTTAAAATGCTCTTTTTTTGTTTACATTTGAGATATAATTTTTTTGATGAAAAACTTTTTAGCCGCAATAGCCATCTCAGTTTTAGTTGTTTCATGTTCCAAAAAAGAGACAACACCTCCTTCAGCACAAACGGACAGTACAAAAATTGTTGATTCCATCAATGCTGTAAGAACAAAAATAAACGACAGCATCCGAAACAAAAATCAATTCAAAGATTTTAGCGGAAAACATGAATTCACGCATAATTTGATTCAAAACTCAGGAGCGGTCGATTTTAAGAAAATCGATGGAGAAAGAGATCATTATACTATTTCAGGGAATATCAAATCAGGGAAAAATTATGTTGAAATAAAAGGCTTTATGGCTGTTGTTTCCGACAAGCACATGAATTTTACCGGAGAAATCACTCAAAGCATTTCTGAAAATGACAACGGAAAACCTTACACCCGAAAAGGAACAAAAACCTTTGCTTCCAAAGACGGCGGAAAAACTTACCGACTTCAGGATATGGTAAATGGTTCGGGATTTGTAGACTATATCGATATCCACTTTTAATTTTTTGAAACATGCTCAACTTTGAAAAAAAAGGAAAAGGAAAAGAAACATTAGTGCTTCTCCACGGATTCATGGAAAACATCTCGATCTGGGATGATATGGAACCTCGTCTGTCTGAAAATTTTTCACTTTTAAAAATAGATCTTCCGGGTCACGGGCAATCAGAAATCATAGCAGAAGTTCAGACCATGGAACTCATGGCAGAAGAAGTAAAAAAAGTTCTGGATAAGCTTAATTTAACTAAAGTTCATTTGCTTGGACATTCGATGGGAGGCTATGCTTCTTTAGCTTTTGCTGAAAAATATCCTGAATACTTAACAAGCCTTACTCTGTTTTTTTCTACTTATTTTCCGGATGATGCCGAGAAAAAGGAACAACGTATAAAAAGCTACAGAATTATTAAAGATGCTTTTGCGCATTATGCAAGAGCGGGAGTTCCGAATCTTTTCAACCCTAATGAAAGAGACACGCTGGAAGGAAAAATAGAAACCGCTTTAGAAGTTGCTCTTTCCACGAATAATTTAGGTGCCTTAGCTTCGGTAAAAGGGATGGTTGAAAGAACCGACAAAAAACATGTTCTGGAAAACCTTGAGGCTAAAATTTTAGTTTTGGCAGGCAAACATGACAATGCCGTAAAAACTGAATTGATGATCAAGAATCTTCCGGACAGAACCAATATAAAATCGTATGTTCTGGATTGCGGACACAACGGACATTGGGAGAAACCGGGCATCTGTGCAGAAATCATCAATACGGAACTTCTTCACCATTTACCAAAAAATTTGATCCTTTAAAAAACATTTATGAGAATTTGGATTTCATCAATACTGCTTCTGGCTGCATTGAGCTGCAAAAAAGAAGCTCCCTCTTCCGGAAATACCGCTTCAAAAGACTCTCTTTCTACAACAGAAACCCGGAAAGATAGTCTGAAAACAAGCCAAAATAAACAAACTTTTAATTTTGTCACAGAACTTTGCGACAACAAAGGTCTATATGATGCTAATAAATATTCCCGGGAAGAAATTGAGGGAACTTACAAGCTTTGGTTTCAGTACAGCGGCTTGTTACTAAGTAAACCTTCGGTTTTTAAGCCAGAAACGCTACAGGAAGTGAGGAGAGATAAAGATAAAATTTTAGCAAAACTCGATAAAGACTTTGCAGAAAAGAAAAAAATACTTGAAGACTTAAAGATCGTTAACGATCCTTACTGGCAAAATATTAGAACACAGAAAATCCAGGAACTGATTCAGGAGTATGAATTTGATAAAACTGAAATTTTAGCGTTCTCCGATCCTTCTGTATTACTCAACAGCAAATTTTCTAAAAACTGCGAAAATTTCGTACGGGCATTAAATTCTGATGAAGATGTAATGATCGACGAATGGAGAAAGCTGAGAATACAAATGAGTAAAAAGAACGGCAGCCCCGAAAGAGTGATGGATGAATTCGAAAACAATTTGCACGCTCAAAACAGAAACGAATATGCCATCGTTGACCTTATCACTTTTGGATGGGGAAACTGCGCAAATAACAGTATAAAAAGAATAGAGCATGACGAAAAAATGATGAAGGCATTCAATGCTTTATTCATTACAATAGATTCGGAATGTGACGAACCATAATCCAACTTGACAAAAGATTAAATATATCTATGGGCTTATTCACTTTTCCCAAAAAGAAACCGGTAATCGGCTTAACTCTTTCCGGAGGCGGAATGCGTGGAATTGCCCATATTGCAGTTTTAAAAGCGTTGGAAGAATTTGACCTGAAACCTCAGATTATTTCGGGAACAAGCGCAGGATCCATTATCGGAGCATTTTATTCGTTAGGAAAAACACCGGATGAAATGATGGAAATTGTAAAACAAACCACCTTTTTCTCCAGATCGTATTTAAGACTTTCAAAAAACGGAATTTTCAGCTCTAAGTTTATTTTAAAGCTGTTGATGGATTATTTTCCGGAAGACGATTTTAAAGTCTTGAAAATTCCGGTATATGTTGCCGCGACGGAAATGACTCACGGAATTGTCGATTTTTTTTCAGAAGGTGAACTTTTCGGGCCGCTATTGGCTTCTTCAAGTGTTCCTTTCGTTCTCCCTCCTGTTACCATAGGGGAAAAAATATATGTAGACGGTGGCGTATTGGATAATCTTCCTATAGAGCCTATCATGGATAAATGCGATTTTCTGATTGCATCCCATGTAAATTCTATCAGCTATGATCCTCTTCCCAATATGAGTTTAATGAAAGAATTTGACCGGATTTTACATTTAGCTATTGCCAAATCGGTTTATTCCAAGGCGGACCTTTGCGATATTTTTTTAGATCCTCCCAAAATGACACAGTTCAGCTTATTCAATAAAAAGAATCTGGACGAAATGTTTCTGGAAGTGTATGAATATACCTGTAAAGAGCTGGAAGATAAGGGATATCAAAAAATACAGCATTCTTTATAGCTGTTCTTCCGCCACCCTGCTCTTAAAAGTTTCAAGCGTATCCATCAAAGGCTCCATTGATTTTCCTCCTGCCGCATTGATATGACCTCCTCCGCTAAAGTATTTTCTTGAGAACTGGTTTACATCCACATCATCTTTGCTTCTGAAAGATATTTTAATAAAATCATCATAC from Chryseobacterium camelliae includes these protein-coding regions:
- a CDS encoding ExbD/TolR family protein, which translates into the protein MAEVIAQEKQGGSRQRKKLVKIDMTPMVDLGFLLITFFMFTTNFTKPNVMDLGLPAKSPTPPKNVVDVRNQVTFILGKDNRVFYHQSSKEDLNSKNLKETNFSGINISKIISEAYNNAPVKENFTIIIEPTDEANYKNFVDVLDNIAISNKERYGITDIKPWEKKVYEELIQ
- a CDS encoding T9SS type A sorting domain-containing protein is translated as MKYKFIFSLFCIISFSNIFSSQAPATQWQKNYGGTLPETLPDIALTSDGGYILAGNSRSNNGDVTGNHGANDFWVVKTNSTGNILWQKSLGGSGVDIATSVRQTSDGGYIVAGYTMSTDGDVMGNHGGNDVWIVKLDVSGNLQWQKTFGGSNDEAAQSIRQTTDGGYIVAGWTNSINGNITTNHGSRDYWVLKLDATGNLQWQKTYGGGDWDSANSIEQTTDGGYIIGGYSGSLNNDVTGNHGSSDYWIVKISATGALQWQKSLGGSAVDQAYSVKQTSDGGYIAFGQSKSTDGDVTGSHGNDDYWLVKLSSTGNLQWQKTYGGSLYDRGTDVSQTSDGGYIMTGVSFPINLEGGTTGIGANDYLIVKTDALGAIEWQQTYGGLSDDYGTSVKQTPDGGYILCGYSNAITGSSGNYDYWIIKLTGNQLSTHENSVKNNISIYPNPAKDFITVDHLPGETTISINDMSGRRIFSKKYAEAKVSMNTSQLTNGTYIIQVDDQEKTILSEKLIIKK
- a CDS encoding patatin-like phospholipase family protein, encoding MGLFTFPKKKPVIGLTLSGGGMRGIAHIAVLKALEEFDLKPQIISGTSAGSIIGAFYSLGKTPDEMMEIVKQTTFFSRSYLRLSKNGIFSSKFILKLLMDYFPEDDFKVLKIPVYVAATEMTHGIVDFFSEGELFGPLLASSSVPFVLPPVTIGEKIYVDGGVLDNLPIEPIMDKCDFLIASHVNSISYDPLPNMSLMKEFDRILHLAIAKSVYSKADLCDIFLDPPKMTQFSLFNKKNLDEMFLEVYEYTCKELEDKGYQKIQHSL
- a CDS encoding alpha/beta fold hydrolase — its product is MLNFEKKGKGKETLVLLHGFMENISIWDDMEPRLSENFSLLKIDLPGHGQSEIIAEVQTMELMAEEVKKVLDKLNLTKVHLLGHSMGGYASLAFAEKYPEYLTSLTLFFSTYFPDDAEKKEQRIKSYRIIKDAFAHYARAGVPNLFNPNERDTLEGKIETALEVALSTNNLGALASVKGMVERTDKKHVLENLEAKILVLAGKHDNAVKTELMIKNLPDRTNIKSYVLDCGHNGHWEKPGICAEIINTELLHHLPKNLIL
- a CDS encoding T9SS type A sorting domain-containing protein — translated: MNYKFIFSFFCLWFSSAFSSQAPAIEWQRTYGGTSADTHMDVQQTSDGGYIHIGASISNNGDVTGNHGNVDIWVVKTNASGDILWQKSLGGTSYDQGSSIRQTSDGGYILAGTSNSNNGDVTGNNGNKDYWVVKLNATGNIQWQKNYGGNNDDIATSIRPTSEGGYIVTGYKSMAPPTMVGGDRKYWVVKLDSSGNIQWQNTYGGENWEEAYSIEQTTDGGYIVAGYSSSLYTYVIGNHGAEDYWIIKINAAGALEWQKSLGGTSSEKARAIKQAQDGGYFVVGHSFSNNGDVTGNNGDKDYWVVKLSATGNIIWQKSLGTSLWEEAVGVDSTLDGGCVVTGYAHTPKDGSPNNIDYWVLKLNSSGNIEWQNYYGGLLTDQASSIQKTSDGGYILGGFSYSGPTGSTDYWIIKLAGNQLSTHENNSKNNISIYPNPAKDFVTISHLPNETTISILDLSGRKIFNKKYAEAKVSMNISQLTNGTYIIQVDDQEKTILSEKLIIKK
- a CDS encoding T9SS type A sorting domain-containing protein, which produces MKYKFIFSLFCIISFSNIFSSQAPATQWQKNYGGSLPEMLPDIALTSDGGYILAGSSSSTNGDVTGNHGLSDFWIVRTNSTGDILWQKSLGGSAGDAATSVRQTSDGGYIVAGTSSSNNGNVTGNHGGTDVWVVKLDSSGNLQWQKSLGGSNHEAAQSIRQTTDGGYIIAGFATSYDGDVMSGSAGYRDYWVIKLNATGILQWEKTYGGGFDDFAYSIEQTSDGGYIIGGYSTSIDNIVTGNHGSSDYWIIKLNGTGTLQWQKSLGGSNADKAYSVKQTSDGGYIVIGESISNDGDVSGAHGNDDYWLVKLSSTGNLQWQKTYGGSLYDRGRDVSQTADGGYIMTGVSFPVNIEGTTNIGANDYLVVKTDALGSIQWLQTYGGLQDDYATSIKQTSDGGYILCGYSSAITASSGNYDYWIIKLTGNQLNTHENNIKNNISIYPNPAIDFVTISHLPNETTISIYDMSGRKIFSKKYSEAKVSINTSQLTSGTYILQINDHEKTILSEKLIINKNTKYL
- a CDS encoding T9SS type A sorting domain-containing protein, whose product is MKYNSAILFIFLYLGNFAYAQSSTPPNIQWQKSFGGSASETAKSIVQTPDGGYISAGFSKSSDGNATMSHGNNDFWIVKMDASGNLQWQKSLGGSGDDQASSIRNTSDGGYIVAGFTDSTDGDITLNKGLSDYWIVKLNALGNIEWQKTYGGIYQDIATSVRQTADGGYVATGYTSSNTGDVTGNHGSSDYWIIKLNSTGNLQWQKALGGSSGERAFDIQQTNEGGYIIAGDTYSYNGDLTTSPLGSRDFWIVKLGNTGNILWEKRFGGSGEDNAYSIAQTTDNGYIVSGTTTSTNGNITFNNGQGDYWIIKLNATGNLQWQKTFGGPNYDQAYSITQSSDESYLAAGYISTLPGTTESPTPAASQYWLVKIDYSGNLLWQKDYGGNQYETAHSVIPTIDGGIVVAGFSNSNPNSGDVTGNHGDNDFWIIKLAENQLSTNENIIKSNISIYPNPAKDFVTIDHLPSKATISIYDMSGRKIFSKKYTETKVSMHTSQLTNGTYIIQIDDQEKTILSEKLIIKK